Genomic segment of Leuconostoc mesenteroides subsp. mesenteroides:
CCATCAATTCCTGTCACTTCATGGCCAGCTTGTTGTAGCATCACGCCAACTCGAGCGCCTAAAGCACCAAATCCTGCTATTGCTATTTTCATAATTTTAGAAGCGTGAGCAATCAGATATTAGTTCACAATACCTGAAAAAGCTGAACGCATTTCCTCCATACCTGTTTGCTAGTTCTGTTACTTTTCGCACAAAACCTTTTACTGTTCTTCGCTCTTTATATCATCTAACAAGTCACGCTCTTGTCGCGTTAACTGCCGTTTTTCTAATAAATCAGGTCGACGTAAATAAGTACGACGCAATGATTCCTTTAACCGCCACTCTGCAATTTTGGCATGATTACCACTAGTCAAGACTTCAGGAACCTTCCGCCCCCTAAAATCAGCTGGCCTTGTGTACTGTGGAAATTCTAGCAAACCATCTTCAAAAGAATCCCCTTCAGCACTTGCCGCATTACCCAAAATTTCAGGTAGAAAACGTACTGTGGCATCAATGATAACCATTGCACCGAGTTCTCCGCCTGTCAAAACATAATCACCTAGTGAAATTTCATCATCGACTAGTTCTCGAATACGCTCATCGTATCCTTCGTAATGACCAGCAACAAAAGTCAAATGGTCATAGGAAGCTAATTCTTGAGCCACTTCGTGATTAAACTGTCTACCGGCAGGATCTAGCAGAACCACATGGCCCTTGTCTCCGGCTTCTTTTTCAACAGCGGCCATCGCATCAAATATCGGTTGAGGTGTTAATAGCATACCAGCACCACCACCAAATGGATAATCGTCTACGTTATTATGCTTATTTTCGGTAAAATCGCGAAAATCAGTTACTTGAAAATCTAACGCCCCTTTATCAATCGCTTTGCCTATAATTGATTGACGCATTGGTGCAAACATATCGGGAAATAAGCTTAAAACATCTATTCTCATTAATCTAATAACCCTTCTAAAGCGTCAATTGTAATTAATTTGGCATCAACATCAACTGTTTTAACAACATCATCAATCATAGGAATCAAGGCATCTGCTTGACCGTCACGTTGAACTATCCAAACGTCGTTCGCTCCTGTTTCCATAATTTCCTTGACAACGCCGATTTCGTTACCATCCAAATCAACCACAGTACTATCGATAATTTCGTCGTAATAGTATTGATCGTCTTCTAATTCCGGACGCTCTGTACCTTCTATATATACATCATCACCTTTATACTTTTCAATTTCATTAATGTTGGTTACTCCAACAAACAAAACCAACCACATGTTTTTATGTAGTCGTGATGATTGTACCTTTACAGGGATACGTCCCTGTTTTGTATCAATAAATAAATCAGCTCCCTTTTTGAAGCGATCTTGAGCAAAATCAGTAATCGCCATGATTTTCACTTCACCACGAATACCGTGTGTGTTTACAATTGTGCCAACTTTAAAATAATTTTCTGTATTAGTCATAAGTCTATTGTATCAGGTTTTACAAACGGAAATACAAAAAAAGTACGTTGCAAAATTTTACTGACGCACTGTTTCTCACTTCTATAATAGGTTTTCTAATACTAGTAACTTTCTTTTAATCTCAGTACCGTATCTATACTTGCCTACCCCTCCGCTCTTAGGCAAAATATGATGACAAGCATTAATGATAGGAATAGGGTTTTTACCAACCGCTGTCGCTACAGCACGAATAGCGGTTGGATGATTAATTCTTTTTGCCAACTGTTCATACGTTATTAATTCATGACAAGTATTTAGGGCTTGCCACACCTCTCTTTGAAAGGGGGTGGACTTAAGGTATCCAATCTTGATTCGCGAGAAATCAATTTTTTTACCATCAGCATAAGCTCGAAAAAGGTTTGTTTCTGGCAATAGTTGCTGTTTTAAGTCATATCCTGGAAAGTCATGTAAAAATTCACTAACACCATCATCAGCCAGGCTAATACACACAATTTGATCGCTTTTCTTAAATACTGTCAGTTTGCCGTTTAAAAAAGAAATTGTTTCATATTCAATCATTACTTCACCTTGACATTCTTGTGTATAAACCAATAAGAAAAATTTGCTGTCTATTTTACACCAATTACTCGACCAACATTTAACGCAATTAATTGTGGTTCACCAACCTGATAACCAACATATTCCCGTTGAAGTGCTTGTTGATACAAATGAAGTTGTCCCTTATATCGTTCCTGCAATTTAGCCAAGTCTTCATCTATCTGATTACTTCGAACAAAGTCGGTTTTATAATCAAACAACGTGATTGTTCGTGATGTTTCATCGATAAAATACCCATCAATAATACCATGAATTAAAACTGGCGTTGAATCCTCTAGTGTGTCATAAATATTCTTTGCTGGCATAATCATAGCAAAAGTAGCTTCTCTGTGAAGTGTCTTCTGGTGAGCAATGATTTGTTTGGCAAAGTCAGATTGCAAAAATACAAGAATTTCATCAATTTGAATTAGTGGTGCTACGCTAGGTAAAATCCTTCTATTTTCAACCAATTTATCACGTAATTTTTCTATACTCTGTACTGTGTTAACTTGGGTAAAATCAATCAACTGTAAAATCAAATGTGTTGCCGTTCCTACAGCGGAGCTTGATGGCTTTTGCGAACCGTCATTCATGAAATCTGGTAAAGGTAATTCGTCAACCTTCAAAACATTAGCAGGTTGTAATTGTCCATTTTCAGTAATAATGGTCTTCTGCATTTGAGCAACATCTGGGTCTTCAAAGACTTGTTTGATTTCACTGACAGATTGATACGCAGCCGTTTGCGTTGCTTGCAAGTTAGCATACTGATAGTTCAAAATTTTTTTAGCTCGGTCAAAATCTGATGGTGAGTAAGTTTCGTTCTCAACTAAATCGCTGCTTTCAGTATCAGCTATTGGTGCATGAATTTCGTTTTGATTTGTGAGTTTAACAACCACTTTCCCTGTTAATGGTGTTTCAGAACCTACTAACCGCGGTAATTGACCATCACCAAGCCAATCCTCTAGTACTTTATTTTTTGTACGAGCTAAACTCATAATAGTCCATTTTAAATAGGAGTCGGCTTGTAAACGCAAAAATTCAGGTAAAAACTGCCCATTGGCGTTCTTAGATTCCTGCCACAGAGATTTTAAGGATTGATTTCCAGCTTCTCCCTTGACTTTCACCGAACCAACAATAAATAATTGCTGTTCGGCTCTTGTCAAGGCAACGTATAGCAGGCGCATTTCTTCAGACCAACTCTGTCTTTTTAATGCCTCCTGCACGACAAGTTTTTGCAATGTAGGTATCATGACCAAAGCGTCTGGTTGAATATACTCTAATCCTATGCCTTGATTTTTTTGAATCAATAGGCCACCCTTTAAATCCTGAGTATTAAATGATTTATCGAATTCTGGCAAAAATACAATTGGAAATTCTAATCCTTTTGATGCATGGATGGTCATAATTCTTACAGCTTGAGCATCTGTTTCTTGTGCCGCTTCGCCTAAATCGCTGTCACCAGACTGCAACTGCTCGATATATCTAATAAAACGGAACAAACCGCTATGCGTATTATTTTGATAGGTACGCGCATATTCGTATAACGCATGCAAATTTGCTTGTCTTTGTGCACCGCCCGGCATACCAGCAACGTAATCAAGCCATGCCGTATCATCATAGATAGCCCAGATTAATGCTACTAAGTCATTTTGTGTAGCAACTGCATGCCACTTTTCAATTAAATCAAGAAAGTCTTGCGCTTTTTGATTTTGTTGCGCGTATACTTGCAAAGCTGTCCAGTAATCATGAATCTTATCTGCAATACGAATTGCCGCCAATTCATTCTCATTAAAGTTAAAAATTGGAGAACGTAACACCGCAGCTAATGGAATGTCTTGATGTGGATTATCTATAACGCGTAATACATCTAGCATCAGATAAACCTCCATCGTCTGAAAATAATTACCGACACCTTCCACTTGAACAGGAATCCCAGCCGCACGAAGAGTTGACACAAGGTCAATGTAGCCAGACTTAGCTCGTGTCAAAATGGCAATATCACTATACTGCACTGGGCGAAGACCGGCTGGGTCGCCTTTACGATCAAATATTGAAGTCTCACGTAACTTTAGTATTCTTTCGGCTAGCAAAGCATATTGAGCCTGCCTTTTCTCAAATACTTCCGTATCAGTTTCCAAATCTTTTTCAGTGTCTTCAACAATAATGTCCATATGAAATACAGCAGGTACATCATCTGGATAAGCGGCTTTTGGGACTAGTTTTGCCTCACCCGAGTAAGCAATATCGCCAAGTGCTTCATCCATTATTTGTGTAAAAATCAAATTCGTAATATTCGTGACGTTATTTTGCGATCTAAAATTATCCGCTAAATCAATACGAATACTATCGCTTTCTTTTTTTGCAAACTGTTTATATTTATTTGTGAACAGAGATGGTTCTGCTTGGCGAAAGCCATAGATACTTTGCTTTACATCACCAACCATATACATATTATGACCGTTCGAGACACTAGTTAACAAAGTTTCCTGCAATTGATTAATGTCTTGATATTCATCAACTAAAATTTCATCAAATTGCCCTTGGATTGTTTGTTTGGTGACATCGTCTGATAGTATTGCTAACGCCAAAGTTCCTAAATCGGGGAAATCCAGTAATTTATCTTCGCGCTTGCTTTTTCTAAATGATTCTCGAAATGCTTGCGTGACGATAATTAACGTATCAATTAGTTGATACGATTCTTTTTGTACTAGTTGCCAAGACTTTTCATCAAGTGCAAAATAAGAGGTTGTTAATGAATTTATTTGCGATTTGACACCAACAACCTGCCCTTTAATCTGTCGAGCCATTTCCAGTGTCGCTGACAAATCCGGATCTTCTTTAATCACCTTTGTTTGCGAATTAATTTTACCACTGGGTGTGTCTAAAATAACTTCACGAAGTTCGTCCCAAGGTCCAGACATCGCTTTATCTTGAATTAATAATAAATAATCTTGAAGCTCAAAGAAAGCATCTTGCGTTTTTTTCAGTTCATCAATTCCTGTAATAGTAAGTTGTACTTCTTCGACTTTTTTAATCAAATCCTTGATAGTTTCTAGGATAATTGGGCGAATACTGTCTACATATAAAGCTGTTTCAGTAATCGGTTCGCCTGTTACTTTATAAGGTTCACGCAGTTTCTCTAACCATTCATTTCCGTCAGCGCGAGCTTCTGCAAAATCTGATAATCTCAAAATGATTTTTTGTAACTGATCATCTTGATTTGGGTTACCAAAATTATTTACTAGTGTTAAAAATTGTTCATGATAAGTATTATTTTCATCATAAAAATCAGCTAAAACATCAGTCAACACATCTTGCTGTAATAATTTACGTTCCGCCGTATCTGACAATAATCGAAATTGTGGATCTAACCCAATAACATGGTAATACATTTCAATAATTCGTAAAGCATACGCATCGATGGTCGAAATGTTCGCTGCCGGTAATATCAAAAGTTGCTCTTGTAAAAAACGTTTTTGATTTTCATCAGCTACCTTTAAACGCTTTTCAATAGCTACCTCCAAACGCTCCCGCATTTCTTTTGCTGCAGCATTTGTGAAAGTTACAATTAAAAATCGTTCGACACTAACACCACTTAAAATTTTTTGAATAAGACGCTCAATTAAAACAGTTGTCTTTCCCGAGCCGGCTGACGCGGCAACTAAAATATTATGATTTTTTTCTTCAATTGCACGTTGCTGATTTTGTGTGAATTTGGTTGCCATTAAGCTTGACCACCTTTCAGTAATTTAATGATTGAATTTTTATCAGCTGGAGACTGTACTTTATAAGTATCACCCAAAGCTCGATCAAAACGAATGATATCAAGATAGGGCGAATAAGTTAATCCATCTTCAACCGGCAAAATTGGAAAATACCCAGACAAAATGAGATCGCCCGCAGTAATAATATTTTCACGGTTATGCTGTAGTAATAAAGCAAACTCATCTGGATCAACTGCATCCACACCAATATTTCCTAATGCTCCGCTTTTCAATAATACTACTGGATAGTGAGCCGATTTTTCTTGTGGTTCTAAAGTTGTCAACGCAGAAACATACGCTGGCTCAGAAATAAAAAGACCACGATATTTAAAAGTTTCTGGTATTATTTGACCAGTAAATAGCATATTAAGATCTGTTTTATCCGTTAATCTTGTTTTTTCCGGAGATATTTTGGCAAAAAAGGCGCCTCCAATAGCCGCAACGCCAAGCTTATCTGCGCTTTGTTGAGCAGCATCCCAATAAGTTAACAATTGCATTTGCAACCCATCATAAGCTTGCCCCCAACTAAAGGTTTTCCCATTTGATTTATAATCAATAATTGTACCGAATTCACCTTGCATATCTTGCTTATCAAAACGATCAAGTTTACCACGCACTTGCATATGTGCAAAAGAAAGTGGCGGTAGTGAGTCCTTTGAAAAACCAAATAGTTGCTCAACTGCTTCTGGCTTACTTGTATTTTCACGTGCCGCAGCTTGTAAATTCAGCACTAACATCTCACAAACACGTGTCAAATAGCTTGTAGTTGCTCGCATTTTTCCAGAGTCATTTAATATTTCAAACGCTGGTAACGCTAATTGATTCTGCATATGCTGTCGCACTAAGGCGCGTAGCTCATCCCCAGTGACATCGCGTAAACTTTTATTTTTTACAATTAATTCATGGAGTACATTTTCAAAAATCGCATGATATAGTGTGCCAGTTTGAGCTACGTTCAGTTCGTTCGTTACCCGCTCTTGCAATCTCAAACCGTACTGAAGAAAGTAAGCAAACGGATTACTATAATAACTTTCCAACTGTGATATAGAGACATTTAGTCGTTTACCAAATAAAGCCGAGATGAACTCTGGTTTTAATTTAATAGTATTATTTTGATAATTGGGTGCTGATAAAACACGTTCAAGTCTGTCTTTCATTGTATTGGAAATAACATTTTGCACGGCTTTAAACGCAGCTGTTTGGCCGTAAACAGGTAAAATTTTAACTAAATCAGACAAAGTTGCTCTGGCCGTTCCAACGTATTGCTTTAATAGCGATGCTGCACTACTTGGTATACTACCGATTACTTCTACTTCACTATTAAATGTATCTACTAATCGTTTGAAAAACGGTGACATTTCTGCTAGTTGTCCACTTGGTTCCAAAATTGGGTAAGAAAGTGTTATTGATCCGACGGAGCTCATCAAACTGCCGTAAAAAAGAAGATTTTCTTCTGCCATTTGCTGTTGCGCAGTGTTTTGCAAATAACGCGGATTAGTTCCAGACTGCAAAGCAGGTTGCACAATTGACCGCTCAGCATCATTAATCAACGCTGTAGTTTTTGCTTGTGCAGGTAAATTCTGACGTGTACCACCGATAAAATAAAGGTGTTTATACTGCGTATTTTGAACAATTCCTGCTTCTGAAATCGTTAATTGATCTAAATTATTCGGTATACCAGAGAATTTTGCACCAGACAAGCCAGCTTGTAATGTGGTCACTATATCAGCGAGTGCCACGCTACGCTCACCATCAATTTCAACCATCTCATCTAAAGTTTTGGTCAACATTTGCCAGACTTCTTCACTCTGCTGTGCACGAGATAAATTTCCTGTTGCAATAAACTCATCACGCTGTTCTAAAAGAGCATCGGTTACGTGATATTTTTGTAACCATAACACGAGATGTGTCACCGACTGACGTAAATTTTTAGCCCTCGTAAACCCATTATCCAACTCATCAAAAGCTTCGACAATAAAATGTCGTAGATATTCCAAGCGATTGTTAACCTTTTCGTCTTCTGAAATTTCTGTATCATCGTTATCTCGTGTCACTTGAAAAAGTTTAAATGGCCGTGAAAAATCTCGCCACCTTGATTCATATGGTCGATAAGCATATAGATAGTTATCCATGTACGAAACAACATCAAAAAACTCATCGTGTGAAACAATTTTATTTTCAAAAGTTGGTCGTAATAATCCTGTCTTTAAGATTGCTAACATCGTCTGATATTGGAATTTGTTAGGTGCTAACAAGTTTAATACTAACTCTACCAAGGGATGATTCATCATATTCACATCCATATCTAAAAAATATGGTAATTCAAATTGCGACATGACTGCTTCTATATGTGCTTGGTAGGGCGTTAAATCTCGTGACAAAATAATAATATCGCGTAAATGTAATGTTGGGTCATCAACTAGTGAGCGCCTAATACGTCGCGCTACTTCTTTAATTTCAGTAATTGGGTTTTCGGCCGCAAAAACATTCAATTGTACCTCATCTCGTGAGCCAGTAAAATTACGGTACTCACCCAAATACTCCCAAGCACCTAAAACCTGTTGTGCTGTTCTTGATAATGGTCTCAATTTTGTAGCAGCCGTAATCGTCACATCTTGCTGTGCATTACGTGCTGTTATAGATAGTTGTTCAACCGTTGTCATTGGTTTAAAAAACACATCACCTTCTTGTTGTTGACCAATTTTTTCAGGATCACCGAGTACAGCCATTGTCACAGGATAAGTAGCAATTAATTGATTGACTACCATCATTTCTGCACTTGTAAATCCATTAAACCCATCAAAACAAAATGCAACGTTCGATAGTTTAAGATTAGCTAACTGCTGTGCAAAAGCAATCAGTGTTTCCTGTCCTGTAATTTGATTCTCACCCATGCGAGCATTAAAATCATCAGCCACGATTGCCAAATCATGTAACTTGGCATTCAATGTTTGTCTCAGAAATATATTATCTGCAGAGCTTTCAAGAATTTCTAATAAATTTTCTGGCGTGACATTACTAGCGCGTAACTCGACCAGTTGGGCAACCAATGCAGACACAAAGCCACTTTTTGTCTGCATCCGGGAGAACACTGGTAAATTATCAGATTGTTCACGTAAAATATTTGAAACAATCATAAATAATCCTGTTGGTTCGATGATATCTGGTTGCCGATTTGGTGTGTTTTTCATTAATGCCCAAGCTAAACGTGTTAATGAGTAGACTTGCAGACGACTCTGCGCATACAACTCACTCTCGTCGTTACCATTCATTATTGAAAAACGCTGTAGTACATTGACCTCACTATCAAATTTCACATGATTAGGGACAATATAAAAAACTGTCAGCAACTCATTTTGACGAAACTGCTGTTGAATCATTGTCAGCATTTCTGATCTTAAGTCATGTTGGCCATTACCCATTACAACATTGAGTGACATTAACTCAATCTCTCTTCCTGAACGTAGTTAATTGGCAACCATTCTAACACGCGTTCAATTTGTTTATTCCAATAATACCATTCGTGTGTACCTGGCGCTGTTTCGTATGTAATATCGTAATCTAATTGCTGCAAAGTTGATATGGTCGCATCATTAATAGGCTTCAAAAAATCTTGTTCTCCTATCCACGCATACAGTTTAGGTCGCTGATGACAGGTCTTGGCGAGGGTTAAAATATCATTTTTAGAGCCCTTAAAATCATCAAATTCGCCAAAAATTCCTTGCCAATATGAGAGCTTTCCCATGTTTAAAAAGTCTTCTTTTCTCGGATTGCCTACTAATGCGCCGGAAAGAGACGCAGCATAGCTAAATTGATTTGTTCCTAAGGCCAACTTAAACGCACCGTAACCGCCCATTGACAGTCCGGCTACGAAATTTTTTTCTCTTTTAGTGGATATTTGCGGAAACAAGCTAGCTATTTTTTCAGGTAGCTCACGCGCTAATGCATCAAAGTAGTTTAACCCATAGGTTGTATTCGTATACCAGCCTAAATCAGTGGACGGCATTATAATTGCTACAGGTGTTTGCCTTACTAAACGTTCAATGGATGTCCGACGTTGCCAAATTGTATGGTCACCTGACATACCATGAAGAAGGTACAATACAGGAATATCCTTCAAGGTTTCTGTTGTCCAAGTTGGGTTGTGATCTGATAGTTCAGGTAGAATAACATTCATCACACGATCCATACCAAGTACTTTTGAATAATAATTAACTTCTAAAAAAGCCATATCACACCTCTTTCCATTTGCTATTAATGTTATTTTAACAGAAAAAGCGCACGATTGTTCGTACGCTTTTTCTACTCACCATAACGATTTACTTTAATCCGTCAATCGTTATTTTCTCGATTGTCGCAATCTTCGCATCATCTAACATATTTGCTGTGAAACTGACTTTATCGCCTTCTTTTAAGAACACGACCTTAGGTGCATTATCTGCATCAATTTTAAAGACGGCAGACTGTCCTTCGACCATAAAATTAATAATTGTGTTTTTACCATCATTGATCAATGCAACACGTGTTACATTACCGCTAATCTTTTTATCATACTTTTTATTCGTTGAATGATTGTTTGTGCTATTTGAAGCCAAATCATTACGAT
This window contains:
- the trmD gene encoding tRNA (guanosine(37)-N1)-methyltransferase TrmD codes for the protein MRIDVLSLFPDMFAPMRQSIIGKAIDKGALDFQVTDFRDFTENKHNNVDDYPFGGGAGMLLTPQPIFDAMAAVEKEAGDKGHVVLLDPAGRQFNHEVAQELASYDHLTFVAGHYEGYDERIRELVDDEISLGDYVLTGGELGAMVIIDATVRFLPEILGNAASAEGDSFEDGLLEFPQYTRPADFRGRKVPEVLTSGNHAKIAEWRLKESLRRTYLRRPDLLEKRQLTRQERDLLDDIKSEEQ
- the rimM gene encoding ribosome maturation factor RimM → MTNTENYFKVGTIVNTHGIRGEVKIMAITDFAQDRFKKGADLFIDTKQGRIPVKVQSSRLHKNMWLVLFVGVTNINEIEKYKGDDVYIEGTERPELEDDQYYYDEIIDSTVVDLDGNEIGVVKEIMETGANDVWIVQRDGQADALIPMIDDVVKTVDVDAKLITIDALEGLLD
- a CDS encoding methylated-DNA--[protein]-cysteine S-methyltransferase, with protein sequence MIEYETISFLNGKLTVFKKSDQIVCISLADDGVSEFLHDFPGYDLKQQLLPETNLFRAYADGKKIDFSRIKIGYLKSTPFQREVWQALNTCHELITYEQLAKRINHPTAIRAVATAVGKNPIPIINACHHILPKSGGVGKYRYGTEIKRKLLVLENLL
- the addA gene encoding helicase-exonuclease AddAB subunit AddA, encoding MATKFTQNQQRAIEEKNHNILVAASAGSGKTTVLIERLIQKILSGVSVERFLIVTFTNAAAKEMRERLEVAIEKRLKVADENQKRFLQEQLLILPAANISTIDAYALRIIEMYYHVIGLDPQFRLLSDTAERKLLQQDVLTDVLADFYDENNTYHEQFLTLVNNFGNPNQDDQLQKIILRLSDFAEARADGNEWLEKLREPYKVTGEPITETALYVDSIRPIILETIKDLIKKVEEVQLTITGIDELKKTQDAFFELQDYLLLIQDKAMSGPWDELREVILDTPSGKINSQTKVIKEDPDLSATLEMARQIKGQVVGVKSQINSLTTSYFALDEKSWQLVQKESYQLIDTLIIVTQAFRESFRKSKREDKLLDFPDLGTLALAILSDDVTKQTIQGQFDEILVDEYQDINQLQETLLTSVSNGHNMYMVGDVKQSIYGFRQAEPSLFTNKYKQFAKKESDSIRIDLADNFRSQNNVTNITNLIFTQIMDEALGDIAYSGEAKLVPKAAYPDDVPAVFHMDIIVEDTEKDLETDTEVFEKRQAQYALLAERILKLRETSIFDRKGDPAGLRPVQYSDIAILTRAKSGYIDLVSTLRAAGIPVQVEGVGNYFQTMEVYLMLDVLRVIDNPHQDIPLAAVLRSPIFNFNENELAAIRIADKIHDYWTALQVYAQQNQKAQDFLDLIEKWHAVATQNDLVALIWAIYDDTAWLDYVAGMPGGAQRQANLHALYEYARTYQNNTHSGLFRFIRYIEQLQSGDSDLGEAAQETDAQAVRIMTIHASKGLEFPIVFLPEFDKSFNTQDLKGGLLIQKNQGIGLEYIQPDALVMIPTLQKLVVQEALKRQSWSEEMRLLYVALTRAEQQLFIVGSVKVKGEAGNQSLKSLWQESKNANGQFLPEFLRLQADSYLKWTIMSLARTKNKVLEDWLGDGQLPRLVGSETPLTGKVVVKLTNQNEIHAPIADTESSDLVENETYSPSDFDRAKKILNYQYANLQATQTAAYQSVSEIKQVFEDPDVAQMQKTIITENGQLQPANVLKVDELPLPDFMNDGSQKPSSSAVGTATHLILQLIDFTQVNTVQSIEKLRDKLVENRRILPSVAPLIQIDEILVFLQSDFAKQIIAHQKTLHREATFAMIMPAKNIYDTLEDSTPVLIHGIIDGYFIDETSRTITLFDYKTDFVRSNQIDEDLAKLQERYKGQLHLYQQALQREYVGYQVGEPQLIALNVGRVIGVK
- a CDS encoding ATP-dependent helicase — translated: MSLNVVMGNGQHDLRSEMLTMIQQQFRQNELLTVFYIVPNHVKFDSEVNVLQRFSIMNGNDESELYAQSRLQVYSLTRLAWALMKNTPNRQPDIIEPTGLFMIVSNILREQSDNLPVFSRMQTKSGFVSALVAQLVELRASNVTPENLLEILESSADNIFLRQTLNAKLHDLAIVADDFNARMGENQITGQETLIAFAQQLANLKLSNVAFCFDGFNGFTSAEMMVVNQLIATYPVTMAVLGDPEKIGQQQEGDVFFKPMTTVEQLSITARNAQQDVTITAATKLRPLSRTAQQVLGAWEYLGEYRNFTGSRDEVQLNVFAAENPITEIKEVARRIRRSLVDDPTLHLRDIIILSRDLTPYQAHIEAVMSQFELPYFLDMDVNMMNHPLVELVLNLLAPNKFQYQTMLAILKTGLLRPTFENKIVSHDEFFDVVSYMDNYLYAYRPYESRWRDFSRPFKLFQVTRDNDDTEISEDEKVNNRLEYLRHFIVEAFDELDNGFTRAKNLRQSVTHLVLWLQKYHVTDALLEQRDEFIATGNLSRAQQSEEVWQMLTKTLDEMVEIDGERSVALADIVTTLQAGLSGAKFSGIPNNLDQLTISEAGIVQNTQYKHLYFIGGTRQNLPAQAKTTALINDAERSIVQPALQSGTNPRYLQNTAQQQMAEENLLFYGSLMSSVGSITLSYPILEPSGQLAEMSPFFKRLVDTFNSEVEVIGSIPSSAASLLKQYVGTARATLSDLVKILPVYGQTAAFKAVQNVISNTMKDRLERVLSAPNYQNNTIKLKPEFISALFGKRLNVSISQLESYYSNPFAYFLQYGLRLQERVTNELNVAQTGTLYHAIFENVLHELIVKNKSLRDVTGDELRALVRQHMQNQLALPAFEILNDSGKMRATTSYLTRVCEMLVLNLQAAARENTSKPEAVEQLFGFSKDSLPPLSFAHMQVRGKLDRFDKQDMQGEFGTIIDYKSNGKTFSWGQAYDGLQMQLLTYWDAAQQSADKLGVAAIGGAFFAKISPEKTRLTDKTDLNMLFTGQIIPETFKYRGLFISEPAYVSALTTLEPQEKSAHYPVVLLKSGALGNIGVDAVDPDEFALLLQHNRENIITAGDLILSGYFPILPVEDGLTYSPYLDIIRFDRALGDTYKVQSPADKNSIIKLLKGGQA
- a CDS encoding esterase family protein produces the protein MAFLEVNYYSKVLGMDRVMNVILPELSDHNPTWTTETLKDIPVLYLLHGMSGDHTIWQRRTSIERLVRQTPVAIIMPSTDLGWYTNTTYGLNYFDALARELPEKIASLFPQISTKREKNFVAGLSMGGYGAFKLALGTNQFSYAASLSGALVGNPRKEDFLNMGKLSYWQGIFGEFDDFKGSKNDILTLAKTCHQRPKLYAWIGEQDFLKPINDATISTLQQLDYDITYETAPGTHEWYYWNKQIERVLEWLPINYVQEERLS